Genomic segment of Rhodococcus rhodochrous:
GACTCGTCCGCTCCACGGTGCCCGGCGCGCTCGACTCGTGGGTCACCTACTACCGCAACTCGCTCGGCGAACTGCTCGACGGTACAGCCGATTTCGCGCCCATCCACGATCGGGCCGCCGAACTCGTGCGTGGGAGCGTGCTCGACCTGGGGTCGTGTTTCGGCTTCCTGCCTCTGCGGCTCGCCGCCGCCGGCACCGCCGTCACCGCCACCGACATCCTGCCCGGCACGATGCGTCTGCTCGATGCGGTCGCACCGCGGCTCGGACTGCACGTCGACACGCTCGTGTGCGACGCGGCGAACGTCCCGGTGCCCGACGGCAGCGCCGACACCGTCACCGCGATCCACCTGCTCGAGCACGTCGACGACGCCCTCGGTGCCACGATCCTCGCCGAGGCGCTGCGGATCGCCCGGGAGCGGGTGGTGGTCGCGGTGCCGTTCGAGGACGAGGCCACGGCCTGCCACGGACACGTGCGCACCTTCGACCTGCCCGCGCTCGAGGAACTCGGGCGCAGCACCGGGCGCCCCTTCGAGGTGTTCGAACACCACGGCGGGTGGCTCGTCATCGGGTGATCCACCCGGGCCATCCGCCTGCCCGCCCATCCGTTTCCCGTCCGGCGACGAATACCCGGTGTGGACGGAAGGAGGTGGCGCGATGGACCACATCGTCGAGAGCCACTTCGGCTGGACGACCCGCCGCGTC
This window contains:
- the mftM gene encoding mycofactocin oligosaccharide methyltransferase MftM: MTLLDSLAPCGPGRWTHDHVTVERVSAGPLNVRREDDRLHVTHSLTAEQISERLVAEVTASIQDAEFGQDEFELTMVGLVRSTVPGALDSWVTYYRNSLGELLDGTADFAPIHDRAAELVRGSVLDLGSCFGFLPLRLAAAGTAVTATDILPGTMRLLDAVAPRLGLHVDTLVCDAANVPVPDGSADTVTAIHLLEHVDDALGATILAEALRIARERVVVAVPFEDEATACHGHVRTFDLPALEELGRSTGRPFEVFEHHGGWLVIG